AAGGTGACGCACATGCGTCCGCGATCCAGTGCGAAAGCCTCCGCACTGCGGTATCCCGCCAACGGGTGCACCGCCACCACGGCGGCGCGTTCAAGCCCCTGCAAACTGTTCGCCGTCCCTACCAACACGTCGGGCACACCAGCTAGCAAGGCGCGCACCGCCCCGGCCTGCGCCACGTGAGGCACCACCACAGCGACGTCTGCACCCGACAGTCGCCGCGCGGTCCCCTGACGGCGGCAACTGTGCCCGATCAACTCCCGGACTCGCTGAGCCACCGCCTCCAGCAACATGGGATCATTCGGGCCGTGTCTCACATCAACACGGCGGCAGTCGATTTCAGGTAGCACGCAACCATGCGGATCTATCACCGCTTCGTCGGGTCGGCGCGACGAAAACGGCATAGTGGGGTAGAAATGCCGCGACAGCAGCGCACACGTAGCAGGCCCCAGCCGCCATGAGTTCGTCAGTTCGTGCACAGTAACGGCTTCATCGCCGTGCGCGGCGATGAGCGCTGCGGGGGCTGGCTGGTGCGGACCACTGGCCTGCCCCTCCCAGCGCGCGGTCGATCCGGTGACCACCGGGGCGATCTGGCCGGGGTCACCCACGCATACCACCTGGGGCGCCAGCGCGCCCAGCGCACCCAAATCTGCATACGTGCACTGCCATGCCTCGTCCACCACGAGAACGTCAGCCTGTGTGGTGTCCGGGTTGACATACAGCCAGCGCGCCGCCGTTCCGATCAGGATTTCCCCCCCGCTTGTGTGCCGCCATCGCACGTCACGCCCACCGACCGTGGGCACCCCCATCCCGGAGGCGCCACGACGGCGCTGCGCCGCCGAGACGATCAGCGCTGCCCGCTGCGAGATTGCCGTGATGCGCCTCGCCAATTCCAGTGCCTGCTCACGGGTTTGGGCTGCCACAGCGACCCGTAACCCGGCGCGCTCCGCGAGCGCCGGCGCAAGCCGCGACACCAGCCGCGACTTACCAGCTCCCGGACACGCCGGAATGCATACGCAGGGATCATTTCGCCAGACCGCCAACAGAATCCGCGCCAGCATGGGTGTGTCCATCAATTCCGCTCCCGGCCAGCCCGACCCGACCGACAGCGGCACCCGTCCGACGGCCGAACCTGTAGTCGTAGACGGCACCGATCGCTGCTGTGTACGCTGGCGCACCAGGTTCTGCGGCATCGTGCGCATCACGCACCACCCTCAGACTGGTGTCCCGACCCAAGTTCGTCGGCAGCAGCGATCAGCACGGCCAGCGGCACATCGCGGCGCGACGCCACCGGCTTGTGCCCCTGCGACAACCACGAGAAACGCCGCTTGTAAAGCCGAGACCGCACCACCCGGCCCGAACGGATGGTTGCCGGATTCGGCGGCGCGCCAAGCACTGTCACCGTCTCCCCCGCAGCGGGCCTGTACCCGCTGCGGCGCAACCCGCCAATGCTGATCCGCAACTCGCCGTCCACGACCGCCGTCGCCGCCACTTCACCGGCAAACACCGCATCAGCAGGCGGGCGCTCAGTGATGGGGTCACCGGGCCAACCCCACACCGCTGAACCGGGCTTGAGCCGAGTATCCAGCCGCTGCGATGCCACCATGACCGGTCCCGCACCAGTCCCGTCTTTTGCCCCGGTAACGACGACGCCGTGGCACACATGGCCGGTATGCACGCCCCGCGCCCGCCACATCGGATCACCCAGCAGCGCAGCCTCATACAACTCAGTAGCATCACACCGGGTCCGCAGCCGCGCCGCCGCCAACGATAGCGACTCACCCATGTCCCAGCTACGGCGCTGACGCAACGCGTCCTGGTGCACGCCAAGAAGCCAATCGTCATCAGCGACCTGCAACTCTAATCCCGGCAACGTCGGCGCAGAAGCCAGCACGGACCACCACGCCCCGAACCCGCCCAGCCCGTCGTCACAAACCCCCAGAGCCTGCCGCCACAACCCCGCAGTATCCTCACCGGGCCGCACGCCCAACACCATCTGCTGCCGCGAACTGACCAGCAGATCAGTCACCGCGCTCGTACCAGGGTGCGCTGACCGCTCGGCCCACCACCCGGCCAAACTCGACCCCGCCGCCGTCGCCAGATCCGCGCATCGGCTCGGGTCAGCGTGCGCCGCCGCCAGCGCAGCGAGCACCCGCAACGTGCCCGCGTTGTCCACCAAGGCGGTCGCCCCGCCCCGCAGATCACCGTCAGCGCAACCTGCCGCACGCGCTAGCGCCGCCAACCCCGCAGCTCCGGTCCCGCTGTGCACCAACGCATCTGGACCCATCGCCCACACCCGAGTGCCCCGGCCCCGCAGCCGCGCCGCCACAGCCACCCGCACCAGCCGCGACGGCGACGGATTGTGCAGCAGCCGAGGCACCGGTGCACCCCACTGCCGCGCACGAACCCGCAACCCCAGATCGAACAACACCCCACTCATTACCGCTGCCTCCGTTCCCGTGCCCACGCCGCTGCACCCAACCCATCGGCTAGAGCTGCGGTGAGCACATCGTCACGCGAACTCCGCGCGACATCACCCACCGTGGCCGCATCCCAACCGCTTCCGGCCAGCACTGCATTCGCCCAGCCAACAAAACCCGCAGCCGCACAATCGCCGCGCTCAACATCGCCGCTCACAACGCCACCCGCCCCGCGCCGACCCGCACCGTTGTCGCCCACCCCGGAGCCGTATCCACCGCATGCTCACCGATCAACGCCACCACCAGCGGCACCCGCAGCCGCCGCGCAGGCCACGGCGTACCCCCATCGGAAAACGCAACCACGACATCGGCCGGTGGGCGCGCCGCCAGCACCGCTTCGATACCCACCCGCAGATCAGTGCCACCACCACCACTCAACTGCACATCACGCACCGAACGCACCACTCGGGGCGCACTGGCCGCAGCATCACAACAGGTCACCCGCGCCAACGCCACACCGGACTGACGCAACACCGCCCGCGTCTGCCCCAACGCCTCACCCAAATCATCGGCACCCATCGACGCCGACGTGTCGATGATCAGATCCACTACAACCTTGGGCGCGCGAAGCACCGGCAACAACAAACCCGCCGGGGCGCGCCGGTTGGGCCTGCGCCACGAATGCGTCACCTGCCCAGCCTGTTCGGCCACCGGACGACGCACCGCAGCACGCAGCACCTTCTGCCACGGCACCACCGCAGGCGCAAGCTGCCGCTGCGCCCACAACGCCACCCCAGCCGGAACGGTCCCCCGCCCCGCACCACCGGCGCGGCTAACCGACTCACACACCGCCTGCGCGACCGCGCTACGCACTAAACTAGCGGCAGCACAGTCTAATCCGCGCCCACTACCCAGGTCCGCCGATTCCGGCAACTCCCACGCTGGCGCACAGTCACCAGAGCCCGAACCGCAGCCCGTTCCGGCGTCGCACCCGTTCCCACCGCCGGCGTCAGCGCGGTCCTCACCGGGCGGCACCAGATGGCGGTAGTAAGTCTCAGCCGACAACCCCGCAGCGCAGCCCAGCTCAGCCGGGGTCACCGCACCCCCCGGTAGACCGAGTCCCGCAGCCAATAGGTCATCGTTGATTTCGGCGTCGGCAGCCAGATTCCACATCATCCGGTCAACCGGCATGTCCACCCCATCCCCACGCGCGCCGTGATCGCGTAACACATGGCCGACCTCATGCAACAGCACCGCACCAGCCTCAGCGATGCTCCACCGGCCACCAAACATCACCGGATCGACATACACCCGAAAATGACGGTCAACAGCAAAGGTGCCCAATCCCTCTGCGGCCACAGGCACCAACGCGAACAACGCCCGACCGAAGTACGGCATCGCCTCCACCGCCGCCATCCGCGCCAACCGCAACAGCCGCCACTCATCACCGGCCAACGCCCGAACCCGCACCGCCGCGCTCATGCCACACGCTCGCTGTCCAAACCCGCCGCAACCAGCAACTCACGAAAGCCCCGCGCGACAGCAGGAACATTGGCCCCCGCAGGACTCACCCGGTTCAAATCCCGCGCCGCAGCACCAGCCACATCGGGTGCACCACCAGCGGCAGCCGCAGCCAACGGCCCCCACGCCGCCGCCCACGCCTCACGAGTGCCCCTGTCAGCAGCCCAGGCCACCACCGCCGACAACACCGCCCACACCTGATCCGGGCGCGCGGTGTTCCACGCCATGATCGACGGGTCTGCGATAACCTCCGACACCGCAGGCAAATCCACCGCAGCCCGCCAGGCCAGATACTCCACACCCACACCCGCCCCGACCAGACCCGACACCACTGCGGCCACCGCAGCAGTGTCATCGGCGCGCACGAACGGCAACACCCGCGCCACTGCATCCCACGAACGATCTGACGGCCACGCCCGACCGGCCGCTTCATCGGTCTCGGGGTAGCGGTGCAGCAACTCCGGTCGCGCCGCAATGAACGCGCACACCAAGCCCTTCTCATCAGCGCACCGCAGCTCGTCAGCGGCAATGGCCCGCGAGGCAGGCAGCACGAACCCAGACCTCATCCCCGACAGCCAGTCATCGACAGAAGGCTCAAACTCAATGTGCAAGAATCGATTTGCCGTAGGAGCCGCCAAATCCACCCCGCCCGCACTGTGATCCGGAGGATTCGCAGCTGCGACGATCCGAACCTCATCCGGCAACCGTGAACGCCCGACCACCCGCTCCAGCGCCACCGTCAGCATCGCCGCCTGCACCGCGTGACTAGCCGTCGTCAACTCATCCAACAGCAAATAGCCGCCCTGCGCATCAATCAACGTCCTTGCCCAATCAGGCAACGCCAACGTCTGCACCGCCCCATCCACCACCACCGGCCACCCCGCGATATCCACCGGCTCACGCTGCGAACCCACCACCAACTCCAACGGAACCCCGCTCGCCGCCGCCAAAGCCCGCACCACCGACGACTTACCACGCCCAGGGTCCGACCACAACAACACCGGAAGCGCTGCACGCCCCGCCGCATCCATAACCGTCACCGAAGTAGCCAAATCAGCCATTACACAACCTCATTCGCAAATCTGTAGAACACCCCGTTGGCGTCCTTACCGACAACATCCACCCTATCGCACCCCACCGACAACCGC
This sequence is a window from Mycobacterium paragordonae. Protein-coding genes within it:
- a CDS encoding AAA family ATPase, with protein sequence MRTMPQNLVRQRTQQRSVPSTTTGSAVGRVPLSVGSGWPGAELMDTPMLARILLAVWRNDPCVCIPACPGAGKSRLVSRLAPALAERAGLRVAVAAQTREQALELARRITAISQRAALIVSAAQRRRGASGMGVPTVGGRDVRWRHTSGGEILIGTAARWLYVNPDTTQADVLVVDEAWQCTYADLGALGALAPQVVCVGDPGQIAPVVTGSTARWEGQASGPHQPAPAALIAAHGDEAVTVHELTNSWRLGPATCALLSRHFYPTMPFSSRRPDEAVIDPHGCVLPEIDCRRVDVRHGPNDPMLLEAVAQRVRELIGHSCRRQGTARRLSGADVAVVVPHVAQAGAVRALLAGVPDVLVGTANSLQGLERAAVVAVHPLAGYRSAEAFALDRGRMCVTLSRHRAHLTLLADCATAPMLTELAKTDAEAEHALAVLAAL
- a CDS encoding AAA family ATPase; its protein translation is MADLATSVTVMDAAGRAALPVLLWSDPGRGKSSVVRALAAASGVPLELVVGSQREPVDIAGWPVVVDGAVQTLALPDWARTLIDAQGGYLLLDELTTASHAVQAAMLTVALERVVGRSRLPDEVRIVAAANPPDHSAGGVDLAAPTANRFLHIEFEPSVDDWLSGMRSGFVLPASRAIAADELRCADEKGLVCAFIAARPELLHRYPETDEAAGRAWPSDRSWDAVARVLPFVRADDTAAVAAVVSGLVGAGVGVEYLAWRAAVDLPAVSEVIADPSIMAWNTARPDQVWAVLSAVVAWAADRGTREAWAAAWGPLAAAAAGGAPDVAGAAARDLNRVSPAGANVPAVARGFRELLVAAGLDSERVA
- a CDS encoding DUF2201 family putative metallopeptidase, giving the protein MSAAVRVRALAGDEWRLLRLARMAAVEAMPYFGRALFALVPVAAEGLGTFAVDRHFRVYVDPVMFGGRWSIAEAGAVLLHEVGHVLRDHGARGDGVDMPVDRMMWNLAADAEINDDLLAAGLGLPGGAVTPAELGCAAGLSAETYYRHLVPPGEDRADAGGGNGCDAGTGCGSGSGDCAPAWELPESADLGSGRGLDCAAASLVRSAVAQAVCESVSRAGGAGRGTVPAGVALWAQRQLAPAVVPWQKVLRAAVRRPVAEQAGQVTHSWRRPNRRAPAGLLLPVLRAPKVVVDLIIDTSASMGADDLGEALGQTRAVLRQSGVALARVTCCDAAASAPRVVRSVRDVQLSGGGGTDLRVGIEAVLAARPPADVVVAFSDGGTPWPARRLRVPLVVALIGEHAVDTAPGWATTVRVGAGRVAL